Proteins encoded within one genomic window of Stigmatopora argus isolate UIUO_Sarg chromosome 21, RoL_Sarg_1.0, whole genome shotgun sequence:
- the LOC144067470 gene encoding zinc finger MYM-type protein 1-like produces the protein MRHQSSAGHLQATVRSKTFGDSRVELQFNEQVRTETERHNEKVKKNREILKSLIDCVIFWGKHKLSFRGHDESAASPNKGNYVELLSLIAEKNTDLHYHLSTNKVFSGTSGRIQNDLITAIAEVMEEEIRSVVDETTDASNAAQLALVLRYVRGKGVKERFVRFENVTGGKRADDIAGLIIQFLVENECLGKVVAQCYDGAAVMSSGLNGVQAQVRERAPLALFIHCYAHRLNLVLTQGASKLKECKIFFAHLNGFVAFFSRSPRRTQLLDEICQRCLPRVAPTRWQYASRVVNTVFEKRAALKELFHHILEHHDEYDEESVRCADGFKARLDDFEFCFLLHTFDGIFEHSDVLFSILQNHKLDVQFCLARVKEFWDTVERERSRYEEIYEATEHSAGAPSARRGQVQDSRVHYQQLHDRILDNIICQTRTRFQDHERLMFLSLLDSQMFQEYQETFPHAAFSTLTQSHGTLFDLPRLRTELIVMYAMDDFAGTSPTDLLDFLQQKNLSESMGQLYTLSWELKPHLTGDSARQTLTKCLDLTGWTSTFSTNGTNSPPVGDRMKTLPLSLPECPRHAARIQSVVEYSVRFRTLAAKKVFNDSGLQEVIIGVLSKSLKEELAPNERLAPWMHS, from the exons atgagacaccaaagctctgccggacacttacaagcaacggtccgctccaaaacttttggagatTCTCGAGTGGAGTTACAATTCAATGAGCAAGTGCGCacggaaacggagcgccacaacgaaaaggtaaaaaaaaatagggaaatcttaaaaagtttgatagactgtgtcattttttggggcaagcacaaactttcatttcggggacacgatgaaagcgctgcctccccaaacaaaggaaattatgtggaacttctttctctcattgctgagaaaaacacggatttacattaccacctgtccactaataaagtatttagtggcacgtcgggcagaatacaaaacgacctgatcactgctattgctgaagtgatggaggaagagatcagaagcgtggtggatgagacgacagacgcgagtaatgcagcacagctcgcactggttctgcgttacgtcaggggcaaaggtgtcaaggagcggttcgtcagatttgaaaatgttaccggtgggaagcgagccgatgacattgcaggtctcatcattcaatttttggtggaaaatgaatgtctgggtaaagtcgtggcacagtgttatgacggtgcagcggtcatgtcttctggattaaatggggtgcaggctCAAGTTAGGGAGAGAGCACCATTAGCTTTATTCATTCACTGCTATGCCCATCGgctcaatttagtactgactcagggggcctcaaagcttaaagaatgcaagatattttttgctcacctgaatggctttgttgcatttttttcgagatcgcctcgacgcacacagctgctggacgaaatctgccagcggTGTCTGCCCcgtgtggcaccaacacggtggcagtacgcatccagagtggtcaatacagtatttgagaagagagctgctctaaaggaactgtttcatcacatcctggagcatcatgacgagtacgacgaggagtctgtgcggtgtgctgatggatttaaagcacgtctggatgattttgaattttgttttttgcttcacacatttgatggcatttttgagcattctgacgtgcttttttcaatactacagaaccacaaactggatgtacagttttgtcttgcaagagtaaaggagttttgggacacagttgaacgcgagaggagccgatatgaggaaatctacgaggccaccgaACACAgcgcgggtgctccaagcgcacgaagaggtcaagtgcaagattctcgcgtgcactaccaacaacttcacgataggattctggacaatattatttgccagacgcggaccagatttcaagaccacgaaagactgatgtttctctcccttctcgactcgcagatgtttcaggaataccaggaaactttcccacatgcagccttctccacctTAACGCAAAGCCAcggaacacttttcgatctgcctcggctaagaacagaactgattgttatgtatgccatggatgattttgcaggaacatctcccactgatctccttgacttccttcagcagaaaaatctgagtgagagcatggggcagctttacacatta AGTTGGGAGTTGAAACCCCATCTGACGGGGGACTCTGCCAGGCAGACTCTCACAAAATGTTTGGATCTGACGGGCTGGACCAGCACCTTCTCCACCAATGGCACCAACTCACCACCAGTTGGTGATCGGATGAAAACTCTGCCCCTCTCTTTACctgagtgtccaagacatgcagcT AGAATCCAAAGCGTGGTGGAATATTCTGTGAGGTTTCGCACACTAGCCGCAAAGAAGGTTTTCAACGACAGTGGTCTCCAGGAAGTAATTATTGGTGTCCTAAGCAAATCACTGAAGGAGGAGTTGGCCCCCAATGAGCGGCTGGCTCCCTGGATGCACTCGTGA